The Deltaproteobacteria bacterium DNA window GAATTTCGACTGGGCCTGGCCGACTCGCATCGACAGGCCTGCCGTGGAGGCCGCCCTCACCCTCGACTTCATCGAGGGCGCCCGCAACATCGTCCTCATCGCGCCACAGGGCCTCGGCAAGACCATGATCGCGCAGAACATCGCCCACCAAGCCATCCTCCACGGGCACAGCGCGCTCTTCACCACCGCCTCGGCCATGCTGCTCGACCTCGGCGGTCAGGAGACGGCGCGGGCCCTTGATCGCCGGCTCAAGCACTACGAGCGCCCAACGGTCCTGGTCATCGATGAGGTCGGGTACCTCTCCTACGATGCGCGCAACGCGGACCTGCTCTTCCAGGTCGTCTCCCGTCGCTACGAGAGGAAGAGCCTCGTCCTCACGACGAACCTCCACTTCGGCGAGTGGGCCACGGTGTTCCCC harbors:
- a CDS encoding ATP-binding protein, with translation MTSVTLGKQLGELGLHFAADNLDDLVARATKHRWGPTELLGYLVVEEGKQRTARGVERRLASSKLGRMTPMANFDWAWPTRIDRPAVEAALTLDFIEGARNIVLIAPQGLGKTMIAQNIAHQAILHGHSALFTTASAMLLDLGGQETARALDRRLKHYERPTVLVIDEVGYLSYDARNADLLFQVVSRRYERKSLVLTTNLHFGEWATVFPNAACATALIDRVVHHADVIAIEGKSFRRREAEASKAKRGR